In one window of Blastopirellula marina DNA:
- a CDS encoding TolC family protein: MLALRSKKLFPLATLLVIGGCSTTEPSRTAPIAGPLDFAAEPTYHLPSDEKLLAHGRENRELNSIDQPPPPIALTAYQEATNTASLIMLEQMARDRNPRLTRLYHEYQAALAKSQYADKLPDPRFGVNVFGNALETAAGSQRANMAFSQALPWLARLQADEQRAIFEAYAIHAELEAESLRVEAAVRANWYRLYVLDKQIEIAKANQELLQSLIDVANARIATGAASQGDVLLGTLELSQLEERLLTYRRQREGVQAELNRLVGRPAETVVASPKMLTPHLPGMSAEEISQVAINNQPEIEAAQMRTHASRWGVEVARLMRRPEFVLSASYYPTDDNRPPSTVVDVGQDPWALGAQVSIPIWRDKYDAIENEAKWKHQAAHASVEELTDRYESLIVDLLAEGRRSQETATLYQATILPQARQTLDADQAAYSNGTVEFDRVIRDYRNLLTLEVGYHQAIGDLATAIAKLSQAAGQDVALNASSNSN; the protein is encoded by the coding sequence TGCAGCGGAACCGACTTACCATCTCCCGAGCGATGAAAAATTATTGGCTCACGGCCGCGAGAATCGCGAGCTTAACTCAATCGATCAACCACCCCCACCTATCGCACTCACGGCATATCAAGAAGCGACCAATACAGCATCGCTGATCATGCTGGAACAGATGGCTCGCGACCGCAACCCGCGGCTGACGCGTCTTTATCACGAATACCAAGCAGCCCTTGCCAAGTCGCAATACGCGGACAAGTTGCCTGATCCTCGGTTTGGGGTCAACGTGTTCGGAAACGCACTCGAAACTGCTGCCGGATCGCAACGAGCCAACATGGCTTTTAGCCAGGCCTTACCATGGTTGGCTCGACTCCAAGCGGATGAGCAGCGAGCAATCTTCGAGGCCTACGCGATTCACGCGGAACTGGAAGCGGAATCACTTCGTGTCGAGGCCGCCGTACGTGCGAATTGGTATCGCTTGTACGTTCTCGACAAGCAAATTGAAATTGCGAAAGCAAATCAAGAGTTGCTTCAATCGCTGATCGATGTCGCCAATGCACGAATCGCAACCGGAGCGGCCTCGCAAGGTGACGTTTTATTGGGCACCTTGGAACTATCTCAATTGGAAGAACGGTTGTTGACCTATCGTCGGCAACGCGAGGGCGTTCAAGCGGAACTGAATCGTTTGGTTGGCCGCCCGGCGGAAACCGTCGTGGCATCTCCCAAAATGTTGACGCCACATCTGCCAGGAATGAGCGCCGAAGAAATCTCGCAAGTGGCGATCAACAATCAACCAGAAATTGAAGCAGCACAAATGCGTACGCACGCTTCGCGTTGGGGCGTCGAAGTTGCCCGACTCATGCGTCGACCTGAGTTCGTGTTATCGGCCAGCTACTATCCAACCGACGACAATCGTCCGCCGAGCACCGTTGTTGATGTCGGGCAAGATCCTTGGGCTTTAGGAGCGCAGGTCAGTATTCCAATTTGGCGTGATAAATACGACGCCATCGAGAATGAGGCCAAATGGAAGCACCAGGCAGCTCATGCGTCCGTCGAAGAATTGACCGATCGTTATGAATCCCTTATTGTTGATCTTTTGGCCGAAGGTCGTCGATCGCAGGAAACGGCGACACTCTATCAGGCAACTATCCTTCCTCAAGCTCGGCAAACCCTAGATGCCGACCAAGCTGCCTATAGCAACGGAACGGTCGAGTTCGATCGTGTAATTCGTGATTACCGCAACTTGCTTACGCTTGAAGTTGGCTACCACCAGGCAATTGGTGACCTCGCTACCGCCATCGCCAAACTTTCGCAAGCTGCGGGGCAAGATGTCGCCCTAAACGCTTCTTCTAACTCGAATTAG